A genomic region of Phragmites australis chromosome 2, lpPhrAust1.1, whole genome shotgun sequence contains the following coding sequences:
- the LOC133908263 gene encoding tyrosine--tRNA ligase 1, cytoplasmic-like has protein sequence MDVYRNTTGMGSVARFAVLASTGDECIQEVELWFLLRRKASPVCYAWFKPSPKMTIAEGIMTTIYVNNMVKAGCKVSIMMADLFALSYRTGFYSLDQVRTIGCSNIEMWGAAGMYHERAEPVWLSNELNRRPADYW, from the coding sequence ATGGACGTTTACAGGAATACCACGGGGATGGGTTCGGTTGCTAGGTTTGCAGTCCTGGCAAGCACTGGGGATGAATGCATCCAGGAGGTCGAGCTCTGGTTCCTTCTGAGGAGGAAGGCCAGCCCTGTTTGCTACGCCTGGTTCAAGCCATCTCCCAAGATGACCATAGCTGAGGGAATCATGACGACGATCTATGTCAACAATATGGTCAAAGCTGGTTGCAAAGTTAGCATTATGATGGCAGATTTGTTTGCCCTAAGCTACAGGACTGGATTCTACAGCCTCGATCAGGTACGGACCATCGGTTGCTCCAATATTGAGATGTGGGGAGCAGCTGGCATGTACCACGAGAGGGCGGAGCCCGTGTGGTTATCAAATGAACTGAATCGCCGTCCGGCCGATTATTGGTGA
- the LOC133909327 gene encoding pentatricopeptide repeat-containing protein At2g03880, mitochondrial-like, giving the protein MASPAGMGLVAYNAAISRCARAGLYPRALALFREMRGRGLRADEYTLPPLLNSAALLRAPPATCALHALLLRAGLAAHLHVANALVDAYAKLSRPDAARAVFDEMPSRDVVTWTSLLTGLARAGDHDAAVCVYHDMVAAGVQPDEFVVAAVLSSCAGSTMLELGRSVHAAAVQLGFEPFLSVGNSLVSMYAKTGSLRDARMVFDAMRARCTITWTALIVGYAQNGCGKQSLEIYTDMVRSGCRPDYVTFIGLLFACSHAGLVDAGRAHFRSMETDYGIVPGPDHYACMADLLGRAGRLEEAMDLLNRSSTKLDATVWKALLGACRVHRNAELAERASEMVWRLDPTDAVPYVMLSNLYSRARRWGDVARIRALMKSRGITKEPGCSWVGVNGVTHLFHVADRGHPRTAEIYRKVEEMTERIRAEGYVPDTDWALQDEAPEGRERGLAYHSERLAVAFGLLAMPATAPIRVFKNLRVCGDCHAAIKMVAKAYGREIILRDANCFHHMKDGICSCGGYW; this is encoded by the coding sequence ATGGCTTCGCCGGCCGGCATGGGGCTGGTGGCCTACAACGCGGCCATCTCCCGCTGCGCCCGCGCGGGCCTCTACCCGCGCGCGCTCGCGCTGTTCCGCGAGATGCGCGGCCGCGGCCTGCGCGCCGACGAGTACACCCTCCCTCCGCTCCTCAACTCCGCCGCGCTCCTGCGCGCCCCGCCCGCGACCTGCGCGCTGCACGCCCTTCTCCTCCGCGCGGGCCTCGCCGCGCACCTCCACGTCGCCAACGCGCTCGTCGACGCCTACGCGAAGCTGTCCCGCCCGGACGCCGCGCGGGCcgtgttcgacgaaatgccgagccgggacgtggtcACATGGACCTCCCTCCTTACGGGTCTCGCCCGCGCCGGCGACCACGACGCGGCCGTCTGCGTGTACCACGACATGGTCGCCGCGGGAGTCCAGCCGGACGAGTTCGTCGTCGCGGCCGTGCTCAGCTCGTGCGCCGGCTCAACCATGCTCGAGCTGGGGCGGTCGGTGCACGCCGCGGCGGTCCAGCTCGGGTTCGAGCCGTTCCTCTCGGTCGGGAACTCGCTCGTCTCCATGTACGCCAAGACCGGCTCGCTGCGCGACGCGCGGATGGTGTTCGATGCGATGCGGGCGAGGTGCACCATCACGTGGACGGCCCTGATCGTCGGGTACGCGCAGAACGGCTGTGGGAAGCAGTCGCTCGAGATCTACACTGACATGGTCCGGTCCGGGTGCAGGCCAGATTACGTGACCTTCATCGGTCTCCTCTTCGCGTGCAGTCACGCCGGTCTGGTCGACGCTGGCCGTGCTCACTTCAGGTCCATGGAGACAGACTATGGCATCGTTCCCGGACCGGATCACTACGCGTGCATGGCTGACTTGCTAGGCCGGGCAggccggctggaggaggccaTGGACTTGCTGAATCGGAGCTCGACAAAGCTGGACGCCACGGTCTGGAAGGCGCTGCTGGGCGCGTGCCGGGTGCACCGGAACGCAGAGCTCGCCGAACGCGCGTCCGAGATGGTGTGGAGACTGGATCCGACGGATGCCGTGCCGTACGTCATGCTCTCCAACCTGTACTCCCGGGCGAGGAGATGGGGTGACGTCGCGAGGATCCGGGCGCTGATGAAGTCGAGAGGGATCACCAAGGAGCCCGGGTGCAGCTGGGTGGGCGTGAACGGCGTGACGCACCTGTTCCACGTCGCGGACCGCGGGCACCCGCGGACGGCCGAGATTTACAGGAAGGTGGAGGAGATGACGGAGAGGATCAGGGCCGAAGGGTACGTGCCGGACACAGACTGGGCGCTGCAGGACGAGGCGCCGGAGGGGAGGGAAAGAGGGCTGGCGTACCATAGCGAGAGGCTCGCCGTGGCCTTCGGACTGCTCGCCATGCCGGCCACCGCGCCCATCCGCGTGTTCAAGAACCTCCGGGTGTGCGGCGACTGCCATGCCGCGATCAAGATGGTCGCCAAGGCGTACGGCAGGGAGATCATACTGAGAGATGCGAACTGCTTCCACCACATGAAGGATGGAATATGTTCTTGCGGTGGCTACTGGTAG